Part of the Myxococcus fulvus genome, CGCGAAGCCGGACAAGCAGCCGCACGCCGAGCGCGTCATCTACCAGGACAAGGCCGGTGAGTATCACTCCGCCTACCGCGTGCAGATGTCGCAGATCGAGGGCCAGGACCGCCCCCGCAAGATGAACTACCTGGTGGACGCGAACACCGGGAAGATCTTCGAGTCGTACAATGAGATTGGCGGCTTCTACGGCTCCAACAAGGGCCTGCCGAAGGCGGGCGTCGCGGCCGGGCAGATCTCCGCGACCAACACCACCAAGGCGGAGATCGCCGACAACAGCACCGTGACGTCCAAGGTCAAGGTGGACCAGGACGGCACCATCGAGAGCCTGAAGCTGGACCTGGACATCGCCCACACGTTCAAGGGCGACCTGAAGGTCACGCTGACCAGCCCCTCGGGCAAGAGCGCCGTGGTGCACAACCGCACGGGCGGCGGCACGGACGACGTGAAGGGCACGTTCGACCTGAGCGACTTCGCGGGTGAGTCCGCCAAGGGCGAGTGGACGCTGACGGTCGAGGACAAGGCCAAGCGCGACACGGGCTCGCTCAACGGCTGGGGCATCAGCATCACCCCGAAGGAAGTGCCCCCCGAGCCCGGCAGCAAGGCGGACGACACGTCGCTGTACAGCGGCAAGGTGGCGCTGGACACCAAGCAGCAGGCGGACGGCACGTACACGCTCGAGGACAGCACGCGCGGCAAGGGCGTGAACACCTACGACGCGATGAACAAGTCGACGGCGTCGGGCAAGACGCAGCTCACCGACGACAACAACGTCTGGGGCGAGGCCACCGACGGCCAGCGCACCAAGGCGGGCGTGGACGCGCACTACGGCGCGGCGATGACGTACGACTTCCTCAAGGACGTCCTGGGCCGTGACTCCATCGACGGCGCGGGCGAGGCGCTCAACTCCTTCGTCCACGTGCGCACCAACTACGTGAACGCGTTCTGGGACGGCACGAAGATGAGCTACGGCGACGGCGACGGCAAGACGTCCGGCCCGCTCACCGCGCTGGACATCGCCGGCCACGAGATCGCCCACGGCCTGACGGAGCGCACCGCCGGCCTCATCTACCGCAACGAGTCCGGTGGTCTGAACGAGGCGTTCAGCGACATCATGGGCGCGGGCGTGGAGTGGTACGCCTCCACGAAGAACCCGGCCGTGAAGTTCAACTGGACGGTGGGCGAGACGGCCTGGACGCCGACGAACGGCAACTCCGAGGACGGCCTGCGCTACATGGACGACCCGAAGCGGGACAACTACTCCATCGACAACTACAAGGACTACCCGAAGCAGACGGAGGTCCACGGCTCCAGCGGCATCGCGAACAACGCGTTCTACCTGCTGGCCAACGGCGGCACGAACCGCACCTCGCAGATCGAGGTCAAGGACGGCATCGGCATGGACAAGGGCCTGAAGATCTACTACCGCGCCCTGGCCCACTACATGACGCCGAACACCACGTTCGCCCAGGCCCGCACCGCCACCGTCCAGGCGGCCACGGACCTGTACGGCGCGGACTCGGCCGAGGTGGCGAAGGTGAAGGAGAGCTGGACCGCCGTCGGCGTGAACTAGCGCTGACGCGAGCCGGGAGGACGGGGACCGAACTCCTCGCCCTCCGGCTCCAGTCGCCAGGATTGTGATTGCAGTCCCGAGGCCCGGGACTCCGCGCCAGCCCACTGGCGAAGGAGTGCCTGGGCCTCGTTGCGTTCGGCGACGGGCAGCTGCGAGATGCGCGCGCCGTGGTTGCCCGCGGGCACCGAGTACAGCGCGGACTCGCGCGCGCCGCCCAGCTCGTAGGCCGCCGCCGTCCACGGGTCCTGCGCGCCGTAGATGAACATCAAGCGCTCACCTTCGCGCGCGACCCAGTCCTGGATGTCCGGCATGGCGCTCTCGACGAACGTGGCCGTCACGCCCTGGGGCAGGTACGACGCCGGCACGTCGGTGCCCGGGAAGCGGAGCAGGTCCGCCAGGTGGGACTCGAACGGCCGGGGGAAGCCCAGCTCCGTGGCGGACTGGTAGTAGTAGGGCCCGTAGGCGTCCACGTCCGCGTCGGAGAAGAAGCCGAGCCCCACGCGTCCGTCCAGCTCGTCCATGAGCGCGGTGTCGCTGGCGGTGGCCAGGGGCACGCTGTCGCAGCGCGAGAGGCTGTCGTACTGCCAGAAGTAGAAATAGTGCTCGATGAGGGCGTGCTCGAAGGCGCGCTCCAGGCCCAGGTGCGTGAAGGAGAGCTGCCGCTCGCGCGCGCGGGTCTCCATCTGCGCCAGCATCGCCTCGCGCCGGGTGAGGGCCGCGCGCTGGAAGGCCTTCAATCGCTCACGGCACTCGGCGGTGCCGACGGCCTCCTGGAAGTCGACGAAGCGCGCGTCGTCGTAGCGGGCGATGGGGGCCACGTACGCCACCGTCCCGTCCACGTCGTCCGGGTAGAAGCGCCGGAAGAACACCATCGTCTCGCCGCCCTTGCTGGCGCCGGTGGAGATCCACTTCCGGGGATACAGCGGCTTGAAGGCCTGGACGATGCGGTGGAAGTCATCCGCGGACTGCTTGAGGGTGAGCAGGCTCCAGTCCGCGGGCGACGGGCGGCTGGGGCCGAAGAAGCGGTGCTCCAGGGAGAGCTGGTTGGCGTTGAGCAGCTGCGTGGGCTCGCGCCGCGAGGCCTGGAGCGAGACGAAGTAGCCCCCCGCGTAGAGCACCATGGGGTTGTCGCTGGAGACATGCAGCAGCGTCATCCGCTGACGGAAGCGCGGGCCGTCCGGGCGGGTGTGGTCCGCGGGCTGCTCGAACTCCATGACGAAGAAGCGCGCGGACGCGGGGAACTGCGCGTCCAGGGCCTCCTCGCGCACCGTCAGGCCGGGGATGGCGGACAGGCGCGTGAGGATGTCCTCCTCGACGACGGGGTCGCCCTCATCACAGGCCAATGACAGACAGGCGGCGAGAGCGAGGGCAAGTAGCCCACGACGCAGGACAGGCTCGGCGGACATGACGCTCCAGTTCGCACCGCTCCGCTCGCGCCGGGACGACGCGCGGGACGGGCTCGGGCTTGGAGGCTACTCCG contains:
- a CDS encoding M4 family metallopeptidase, whose amino-acid sequence is MTIRRVDTKPVSVRPATTETQPKNTAKAANAPLQTKDGFGPAARTTDLARAEKTLTQAPAAPGRLALQSPEAQKAVQTSLTHLNPLKGAQTLMAQQPAFAAANVEKDALGMTHVRLDRVHEGVKVFGEQVITHLDKDGKVTSVTGEQSVVPEGLGKELPKLNTQSAIDIARKEFGAKPDKQPHAERVIYQDKAGEYHSAYRVQMSQIEGQDRPRKMNYLVDANTGKIFESYNEIGGFYGSNKGLPKAGVAAGQISATNTTKAEIADNSTVTSKVKVDQDGTIESLKLDLDIAHTFKGDLKVTLTSPSGKSAVVHNRTGGGTDDVKGTFDLSDFAGESAKGEWTLTVEDKAKRDTGSLNGWGISITPKEVPPEPGSKADDTSLYSGKVALDTKQQADGTYTLEDSTRGKGVNTYDAMNKSTASGKTQLTDDNNVWGEATDGQRTKAGVDAHYGAAMTYDFLKDVLGRDSIDGAGEALNSFVHVRTNYVNAFWDGTKMSYGDGDGKTSGPLTALDIAGHEIAHGLTERTAGLIYRNESGGLNEAFSDIMGAGVEWYASTKNPAVKFNWTVGETAWTPTNGNSEDGLRYMDDPKRDNYSIDNYKDYPKQTEVHGSSGIANNAFYLLANGGTNRTSQIEVKDGIGMDKGLKIYYRALAHYMTPNTTFAQARTATVQAATDLYGADSAEVAKVKESWTAVGVN
- a CDS encoding S28 family serine protease, which codes for MSAEPVLRRGLLALALAACLSLACDEGDPVVEEDILTRLSAIPGLTVREEALDAQFPASARFFVMEFEQPADHTRPDGPRFRQRMTLLHVSSDNPMVLYAGGYFVSLQASRREPTQLLNANQLSLEHRFFGPSRPSPADWSLLTLKQSADDFHRIVQAFKPLYPRKWISTGASKGGETMVFFRRFYPDDVDGTVAYVAPIARYDDARFVDFQEAVGTAECRERLKAFQRAALTRREAMLAQMETRARERQLSFTHLGLERAFEHALIEHYFYFWQYDSLSRCDSVPLATASDTALMDELDGRVGLGFFSDADVDAYGPYYYQSATELGFPRPFESHLADLLRFPGTDVPASYLPQGVTATFVESAMPDIQDWVAREGERLMFIYGAQDPWTAAAYELGGARESALYSVPAGNHGARISQLPVAERNEAQALLRQWAGAESRASGLQSQSWRLEPEGEEFGPRPPGSRQR